The DNA region agaatgttattcatattttcatttattaaagttcttaaaaagtatatatgatGTTATTAGAAATGATGCTATTAAAGAAACCGatgctaaaaaaaaagatattaaaaataaactccTTACAGATAATGGTACTAGAAAAGCTTTTGCTTCCCATATAACAGATTCAAAACAAGTATTAGAAAATGTATTGGATGCTTTAACGATTTCTCTTAAAAATCTAACTCCAGAAGATTGGGATCAAAGGTTTTCGGACGAGTCTGATCAAACTATTGATTTAAATACTCAAAAATGTCTTGAATTACATTCTAAAATTGCGCAACAGGCGAAAAAcgatatatcaaaaaacgCACCGACAGAACAATCCCAACCAGGAAGTAATACATTAGAAACACAACAACAAGCAGAAGCACCAATAGCACTACCACAGCCAGAGGCACAAAAACAAGATTCATCATCTCCACCACAACCTCCAGAAAAACCAGAAGATAATCAAGATAAAGCACCATCAGTACCTGTAAAAGAACCATCTCAACCTCAATTACCAAATTCCCCCCAATCACAAGAGCAAAAGTTAGAAACTAACCAAGAAGGTTCAGGTAAATCATCAAAAGATCCACCaagtaatgaaaatgaCCCAGAACCTCCCCCTTCTTTGCCAGGAggcgaaaaaaaagaatcaCAAAATATCAAAGCGACAACACCAGGTGGTCAAAGTAAGGATAATCCACAAACGCCACAACATACCCAAAATATTGGCTCACCAGATAATAAGAAAGTAAATCCTTCTGGTTCACCCCATGAGAATCAATCTCAAACATCAGTCGATTCGAGCAATAAAACGGCTAATATAGGAATTTTGTCAAAAGACCACGGAATCAatatcgaaaaaaatataccacaattattaaaaatcaaagatatatttaaaggATATAACCGTCCTGAAACTGTAATTACAGTTATTTTAATACCAATTATtacattaattatttataaggtaaataaaaagaaaattatgaagtatacaatttttaaaatcttTTTCcactataaaatattatatatttctccacatttttatgttagTATTTGTCTCGTGAACGGACAAAAAAAtcggaaaaaaaaaacatgaaaaaagttataaatttagcttatggaaaaagaaagacacaaataattataaaatcatGTGATAGGGCCAAAGATCTAAAACCGGTTATAAATTCAGTTGACAGAAAAAAAGattcattattaaatatacacaAACTTATGCAAGCCAATTCTAtaccatttattaatttattttttttgctaatttttttgtctataaaagaaaatacgATTTTTTggaattataaatttaaaaacttttat from Plasmodium chabaudi chabaudi strain AS genome assembly, chromosome: 2 includes:
- a CDS encoding CIR protein, whose translation is MADKCTLIREVDAYFNNENVNEEKFNKNTSLGYRCPYEGRKLRPCKNNCERINALGGYLYLKLRDAANKLNGKGNDDNRHIEIFMMWLSDKLYKLENTKSATLEESYKKYLEKHMPGFNYWNVLGSKREYKIANVWYMSRLYSLLECICSIVIEYDKNKNKKKKKIEKYSQQCYQKFINIYKDIKECYSYFHLLKFLKSIYDVIRNDAIKETDAKKKDIKNKLLTDNGTRKAFASHITDSKQVLENVLDALTISLKNLTPEDWDQRFSDESDQTIDLNTQKCLELHSKIAQQAKNDISKNAPTEQSQPGSNTLETQQQAEAPIALPQPEAQKQDSSSPPQPPEKPEDNQDKAPSVPVKEPSQPQLPNSPQSQEQKLETNQEGSGKSSKDPPSNENDPEPPPSLPGGEKKESQNIKATTPGGQSKDNPQTPQHTQNIGSPDNKKVNPSGSPHENQSQTSVDSSNKTANIGILSKDHGINIEKNIPQLLKIKDIFKGYNRPETVITVILIPIITLIIYKYLSRERTKKSEKKNMKKVINLAYGKRKTQIIIKSCDRAKDLKPVINSVDRKKDSLLNIHKLMQANSIPFINLFFLLIFLSIKENTIFWNYKFKNFYFGANIL